The region TTTCTTTTTTCCTAACACTATAACATGTTTGTATTTATTTACAAATTACAATTTAAAGGCATAAAAGACTATAGAATATAAGCGGTATAAATGCATTATCAAGCTGTGCAGTGTATGCCTCAAGTAAACCGCTCACTATCACCGCCATCAAAAGCGATAACCAATGCTGCCACAATTTTACCATCACcccaaaatttaaaaataaaaataaaaaataaaaaaataagagagagagagagagagagagagagagagagagaaacctgAGTGAACATGTGTCCGGTGGCGGCCAAGAGCGGCAGCAGGGCTGAGCAAGCCGCCAGGACCGATGTTATTCCGGCAGCAGTGCCTTCAACggttttttctgaaaaaaaaaaaaaaaaaaaaaaaaaaaaatcaattagggttaagggaaATGTTGATTATAAAAAAGAAtaagttatatattatatatacttACTGCCTGTTTTACTCCATCGGAGAACACCATATTTGTATCCAACCATGGATGCCTAGAAAAAAGGtttatgaatatataaataatgtaATATAAAAATATACGAAAAATAATAAATAGGATTTTATATTGTTATTTATTACCATTGTGTCTCCGATTCCAAGGCTTAAGATTCCAGCGAAAGGTGCGAGGGGTCGATCATTGAATCCTGACGACATCCAAATAGGCAACGCGCATCCCAAAAGGAGCGAAAAATGGCTGcgtaaaattaattattttatatttaagtgaaaaatatatattatttttatttttattatagttTGTAATTTAAAGGGAATATTATTAACACCTGACTATAAGAAGATCAGAGTCACGATGATCAGTGAAGGCGTTCATAAACTTATGTACAAGTGGTCCTAAAGGCCATATTCTCCATACCTGCCTAAAAAAATTATCATTATCCacccaacaaaaaaaataaaaatttaataaataaattaatgtttcACCACATTATGTTTAATACTATTTGAGATAGCTTTTCGATAGCTTTTTACAATTGGAGAGATGAGAGTTTTTTTAAAGGGTCGCTCCAACGAGTTATTCATCTTAAAGATATTGTCCATTTTGGCCCTTGCatttaataaaattttcattttacacCCTGGTTGTGTTTAGATATctactttttgttatttttttgatTAGGTGatctatttaattaaaaatacaaaataaaaaaaaaatggctGAAAATTTTACCCGAATTATTTCCAACACTAAGAAAACCCCCAAAGCTGCACCAAAAGCCAAGTTGAGAAACAATGGCTGAAAACAAAACTCATGTCCATTAGCTAAAAACTcagatgatggtggtgatggtggaggtggtggtggtggtgttggtggtggtggtgtgtgtgtgtgtgtactcaCCTGGAAGATGACTGCAGGGACAAACATTAAAACAGCAACAAGATGGTAATATTTTCTGAGTAAAATTCGTTCAATTTTACTGTTTTTGGAGATGTTATAGAATCGAAGCACAGATGCACAAATAACAGCCACCCAATAAACACATAAAGAGAGTCTTTTGTGGGGTTCAGAGAATACAAACTTCAACACCCTAAAAAAAAAAGAGGGGAAAATCATATGTTAAGGgtcaagattaaaaaaaaaaaaaaaaaaggtttaaacTTTAAAGTAAAATTAGTTCATAAAAGGTGAAAAATACCATAGAAAGGGATGCACATGGAAATCTTGAACAAACTGCATCCATAATGGAACAACTGATAATAGAATAAATGCTAAACACAAGTAAAAGATAGTTGACCGTTTGACTTCAGagtttgatgatgttgttgtCATGTAAAGTTCCCATTTTTTTAAGATGGATTTGAATAACATTGGAATTATAAGAAGGCCAAGAAGCATTCCCTGAATGTAAGAAGAAATGTGAAGTATATGATTTATTGGTGACTTTGAAAAGTGTTTtaattgaataaatgtttttaaataacaTACCTGTATGATAGTGTTTATCTCACTTCTTTCCACCCCATATGCAATAGAACTTAACCTTGCTGTTGTACATGCAAACATATCTCCAAAATAAACAACAAATCCAGCTGTAACCAAAAGTGCTTCACCTAAAATAGAAACAATTGATTTAGTTGATGAAATTGTAAAATCATGAAAAAagaaagtgaagaagaagaagaagaagaagataccaAATGAAGCACATGATGGAAATGTGTTGAGAACATGTTGAATGAATTTCACAGCTGATACCCCATGACATACAATCCACAACAAAGTCAATGCCATGTTCCATTCTGCAAGATGCAAGAATTGAATTACAGGTTTTGAAAAAATGGAGTTTTGAGGGGTAAATTAATCAATGAACTCACTGGAAGATGATTTTGCAGAAAAAGATAGATAGCACACTGCTGTAAACAAGGCTATGGAACTGATGCTGAACTTCATATGGCAATCATTGTGAAGAGATGCTGAATTTGTTGTCTTCTTGGATTCATGGTGACACATGAAGCAAAGGAAAACAAGCACACAGAGGCAAGTAGTAGAAGTGGCCCAATATTGTAATCTTATGAATTCAACCTCTGTAAAAGGAGAGATGAGAAAATACAGAAGGTTATATAACTTATAAGATCACAAGAATGAatggtttttgtttttgttccCTATAATTGAATTCTGTgaatctctgtgtgtgtgtgtgtttgtgtgattATCGATTCCAACAAGTGAAAGAGAGGATTTGATTTAGAAACTATGCACCTTCAACTCCTACTTCATGCACAGACAAAGCTCTTGATAACTGTATCAGCTTTGAAATTGCAACACCTGGAAGAGTAACAGCGCCCAACAGAATCCCTGATGAAGCCCCTGGCCTAATATGAGAAATTTACAAATTATTCATCTCAGTAATCATAAGATGAACCCAATCAACCTGAATTCCATCAAAATGAGGAtagaaaattgaaattttgagaGTAATTCCTTTGACAAACAAAGTAGAATATCCAAATGAACTGATCAAACTATAAGGGCTTTGAGGTTTCATGGTTAATGTCTCAAAAAAATCAGTAAATGCATCTGTTGATCAAATAAACATTTGATTCGGCTGAAATAAACCGCAAATAAACCCAAACACCATCAAATTATGACAAATGGTAAACCCTAAGAAACCGATTTAATATAATATATGAAGTGGATGGATCAATTGAGTACCTGGTTTTGAAGGGGAAGGCGGAGCCGTACGATTCGACGGAGATCTCGACGAATAGGGCAAAAATAGTGAGAAGAGAGAAAGACAGGCCTTCATAGAGAAGGGATATGCGTGTAGAGTAGAGAATGCTGGAAACGAACAGCAAAACCACAGCTCTCTCACCGTTTAACATCGATGAAGCCATGCCCGTCGCCATTGTGTTAATTTGGGGGATTAATTATTCAGGAACTGAGAAATCAACTCAAAGCAATCAAATTGCATCGAAAGATTTACAGTTGCAGAGGTGATGACTTTGAGAGAGAAGATTATGCAATTGCAATTGCAGGATTCGTTCATCAAGATTTCGAGACGATTGGCGCGCACACGGGTTCTAAGTTCTAACAACAGGTCGTTGGAAAATTGGGTCAACCAACTCGTTTTGGGAATTAGGAATTTTTTTCAAGTCAAGGAAAGACAAAAGAAGAGAAAATAATTTTTAGGGTTATTTTGCTCAAAATCTAAATTCAATTTGGGATGTTGACCAAATCAAGATTTTATATTGTTTTTTCAATTTTcaatattatattataaaatcTAATCGAAAACATAAGATTTTATCGAAATCAgtctaaaaatgtattttttttaaaacatgataaatacatctCTAAACATCCGTTAATATAAACAACCCAAAACAAAATATCATAAGTTTATATAAAAGttaaacaaaatattaaaaatcaATCTTACGAGATGCTTTACAATCTTACATCTGATTTTACATAAAAACGAATCAAATATGATCAGGATCGATTTACTTAGATGAGATTGTACGATCTTATAATTAGATTCGTGATTTTAACAATCTTAATTTGGGATTTAAAATATAAAgggttaaaataaaataaaaatttatcaCAATAGGTTGAGTACTTGGGCTAAAGTCATGTCACacattaatattttctaaaaacttgGAGTAAAATACAATTATAAAATTTCAAGTAAAAACAATAATAGAGTTCTTCAACATAAATATTTAAAACGTTACAATCATTTTAAAGCGTATATTCTAAGTTACTTGTAAGTTTTAAACGCTTAATTGCACTAAAGTGGTTCTTGAGTAGTAAGCTATAAGTTTTATCCCTTAATTGTTCACCAACATGCATGTTTGGTCCCTCGACCTTTTATTTATCGAATTTTGGTCCTCGCACAGTTGCACCACCATGTAATCTCAAAATTGAGTTTGAACATGAACCGTAGTTTTTAACTATAAGGAAAGCCCAGTATGTGGGTCGTGTTTTGGAACTTTTCCGtatagtaaaaaaaaactttattctaataaaagaataattttaATAACAAGTGTCATATAATTAGAGCtcctcattaatgttatatatcatCAATTATGTcatttgtcaacctattaattatccaattaaaatttcaaattttaaatagcCACTATAATTAcactaattaataattgattatctattttaaattttaaatttaatattttaaatttcccactctaattatattaaattcatAACATTAgaatgaaatataaaataaaatta is a window of Lactuca sativa cultivar Salinas chromosome 1, Lsat_Salinas_v11, whole genome shotgun sequence DNA encoding:
- the LOC111886062 gene encoding dolichol kinase EVAN, which gives rise to MATGMASSMLNGERAVVLLFVSSILYSTRISLLYEGLSFSLLTIFALFVEISVESYGSAFPFKTRPGASSGILLGAVTLPGVAISKLIQLSRALSVHEVGVEEVEFIRLQYWATSTTCLCVLVFLCFMCHHESKKTTNSASLHNDCHMKFSISSIALFTAVCYLSFSAKSSSKWNMALTLLWIVCHGVSAVKFIQHVLNTFPSCASFGEALLVTAGFVVYFGDMFACTTARLSSIAYGVERSEINTIIQGMLLGLLIIPMLFKSILKKWELYMTTTSSNSEVKRSTIFYLCLAFILLSVVPLWMQFVQDFHVHPFLWVLKFVFSEPHKRLSLCVYWVAVICASVLRFYNISKNSKIERILLRKYYHLVAVLMFVPAVIFQPLFLNLAFGAALGVFLVLEIIRVWRIWPLGPLVHKFMNAFTDHRDSDLLIVSHFSLLLGCALPIWMSSGFNDRPLAPFAGILSLGIGDTMASMVGYKYGVLRWSKTGKKTVEGTAAGITSVLAACSALLPLLAATGHMFTQHWLSLLMAVIVSGLLEAYTAQLDNAFIPLIFYSLLCL